The nucleotide sequence CATACGTCGCGCGCCTCGGCGCCCTCGGCGACGAGGTTGGCGCGGTTGCGCTCGGTGGGGGCGTAGTGCCAGGTGGCGATCGTCGAGACGAGGCGACGGTTCATCTCCTCGGGGAAGGGCTCCCAGCGGCGGTGCGAGCGCAGCCCTGCCTCCACGTGGCCGACGGGAACCTGGGCGTAGAAGGCGGCCAGCGCCACGGCGAACGTCGTGGTGGTGTCGCCGTGCACGAGCACGACGTCGGGCGGCGCGCCGCCCAGCACGTCCGCGGCGCCCTCCAGTATGCGGGCCGTGAGCCCCGGCAGCGCCTGGCGCTCGCGCATGGCGTCCAGGTCGTAGTCCACGCGCAGGCCGAACAGGCGCGTCACCTGGTCGAGCATCTCGCGGTGCTGCGCGGTCGACAGCACGCGGACGTCGAACGCGGGGTCGGCGCCGAGGGCGCGCACGACCGGTGCCATCTTCACGGCCTCGGGCCGCGTGCCGAACGCGACCAGGGCCCGAACGGGCTCCTCCATGCCTGCCGTCCTTCCGTTCCGGGGGATCGCCCGAGCTCCCCGCGCCGCCCGGAGGCCGTCGGGAAAAAGAAGGGGCCGGCCCTTGCGGACCGGCCCCGTTCGTGCGCTGTGCGTTATGCAAGGCGCCGTATGAACGAGATGCAGAACGCGGCGCCTGCGAAGCACAGCAAGGAGATCGAGTATCCCATTGGTTCCTCCTTGCATCCAGAACCCTCCTTGTCAGGTTCTGCTAGCCGAACTATAGCACGCACGCGGGAGTCCCGTTAAGCCTGCGATGCCCGCCGTAACCGTCCGGTTTTCAATCCGTTACGGACGGGCGTGCCCGCCGGGAGGCTGAGCCCGGGAAGGAGAGGACGGGAACTGCAGCGAAGGAAGCGCGTCGGGACCGCTGCGCGCAAGGAATTCCTCCTTGCCGAAACCCTCGCACGCCTCTTCCAGGAAGTCGATGAACGACGTGATGGCGCCGGTTTCCTTCGACCTCTTCCACACGGCCCCCGCGCAGATCTCCATGTTCTCGTCCGCAAGCGGCACGAACTCCACGTTGCCGTTTCCGAACACGCGCAGGTGGTCGAGGGCTATGGCCACGACGCCGGCCGTCACGAGCGTGGCCATCATGGCGCCCACGTCCTCGAACCCGGCCGGGCGTACCTCGGCGCCGGCGTTGCGCAGCTTCACGTGCATCTGCTCGAGCATGCTCTTGGAGCGGTTGAAATGCGGCACGACCACCCGCTCGCCGCGCAGGTCGGCGATGCATACCGACGCGCGCTTGGCAAGGCGGTGCCCCACGGGCACCGCCAGCATGTAGCGGTCCTCGTACAGGCGCCGATAGCAGAACTTCGCACCCTGTATGCCGTCCTGGTAGATGGCGAGCCCCACGTCGATCTCGTTCTCGTTGAGCGCCTTCTGTATGTTGGCCAGCTCCATAGTGCGGAAATGGAAGTCGACGTCGGGGTGCTCTTTGCGGTAGCCGCGGCACACGAGCGGCAGGAACGAGCCGAACGAGCCTTCCAGGAAGCCGATGCGAATGACCGACGACACGCCGTCGGCGTACTGCGAAAGGTGCTCGAGCGCGCGCTCGTAGTCCTCGACGATGCGCTGGGCGTCCTTCTGGAACAGCCGGCCCGCCTCGGTGAGGCGCACCGAGTGGCGGTCGCGCACGAACAGGAGCGCGCCCAGCTCCTTCTCAAGGCTCGATATGTGCCCGGAGAGCACCGACTGCGAGATGAAGAAGCTCTTCGCCGTCTCGGTGAAGTTCAGGTTGGATGTGAGCAGCAGGAACTCGTAGAGCGTCTCGATGCGCAAGGCAAACCCCCCTTTGTCTACCCCATCATTGTAGCGTATCGGACGATGGCGGGCGACACGCGCCTGCGGCGGCGCGAGGGCGGCGCGCAAGGCGTGCTGCGCCAACCGCGCCGCCCTCGCGGGACGCCTCCTAGGTGAACAGCGCCACCTTGCGCTTGTCCACCTTTGCGCCCAGCTCCTCGAGCGTGCCGTAGTGCAGGCAGCCCGCCTGGCAGTGCTGCACGCAGCTCGGCGCCTTGCCGGCCGCCTGGCGACGCGCGCAGCGGTCGCAGCGGTCGGTGGGCACGGGCACGAACTCGTACTGCCAGCGGCGCTCGTCCAGCTGGTCGGGGCCGATCTGGGTCAGCCTGATGCCGAACCGGTCGGGCGCCAGCCCGTGCTCCTGCTGGCAGGCTATCTCGCAGGTGTGGCATCCCGTGCAGAACTCGTAATCGACGGCCAGGTACTTGCGCATGGTCATCACTCCTCGATCTTATCGATGCGGCACAGCTGCGACTTGTACGACGCGCCGAGCCCCGACTTGCCCGGCCGCATGGGCACGAGCTGGTTGATGTTGCTCTCGAGCGTGCCGAACAGCGTGCCGTCCTCGGGCCCGCGCTCGGGGAACCACCAGCCGTGGTCGGCCGACACCGTGTCCTTGCGGATGCGCACGCTGGTATGGGCGCGCAGGCGGGCGGAGCCCAGGTTGTTCGAGATGGTGCACCAGTCGCCGTCGGCGATGCCGTAGGCGGCCGCCGTCTCGGGGTGCACGAGGAACTCGGGCTCGGGGTGCAGGCGCCGCATGGACGGGCTCTGGCGGTGCTCCGAGTGGAAGAAGCCCCACTTGCGCGCGCCGGTGGTCAGCACGAGCGGGTACTTCTCGGCCAGCTCGGGCGCCGACACCGGGCTCTCGGGCGGCTCCTCGTACGTGGCGAACGGCGAGAAGCCGAAGTAGGCCATCTCGGCGCAGTAGAAGTTGTAGCGCCCGGTGGACGTGGCGAAGCCGGGCGTCCCGTCGGGGCGCAGCAGCCCCTTCTCGTACTTCTTGTACTCGAACTCGGGGTAGGCCCACGCACGCTCCTTGAGCGAGTCGTAGGTGAACCCGGTGCTGCGCAGCAGGTAGTCGTAGAAGTCCTGCTCGGAATCCCACGGCCGATGGTCGCGCCCGGCGAAGCGGTCGCCCAGCTCGTAGATGATGCGCTGGTCGGACTTGCACTCGCCCAGGGGCTCCACCGCCTGCGCGATGGCGCCGAGCGCGTAGGGCTGGTGCCCGGTGATGCCGATGCGCTCCGCGAAGCACGCGGCGGGCAGCAGCACGTCGGCGCAGGCGAGCGCCGTGGGCGTGAGGAACAGGTCCACCACCACGTTGAACTCCATCTTCTGCAGCGCGGGCAGGATGCGCTGGGGCTGGGCGCCCATGCAGGCGATGGCGTTGTTCTGCATCATGAACATGGCCTTGATGGGGTAGGGCTCGCCCGTCTCCATGGCCTCGAGCAGGGCGTCGGGGCTGATGCCGTTCATGGCCTCGAGGGCCTTGTAGCCGCCGTGGTTCTTGCGCTCGGGGTGCGGGATGGGCTCCGAGCACTCGTCCCACACCGAGCCGCGCGGCGACCAGGTGACCGACATGCCGAAGGCGGGGTCGGCCGCGAGCATGCCGCCCGGGTTCTCGAAGTTGCCGGTGAGCGCCATGAGGTCGAAGCACGCCATGCCGGTGATGAAGCCCTCGGAGGTGTGGTCCATGGCCACGCCCCACTGCAAACAGCACGACTTCGCGCGGCCGATCTTGCGGGCCGCCTCCACGATGAGGTCCTCGGGCACGCCGCAGGTCTCGGCGGCGAAGCTCACGGGATACTGGCTCACGTGCTCGGCGAACTCGTCGAAGCCGTAGCACCAGCAGCTCACGAACTCATGGTCGTAGAGATCGTCCTTGATTATCTGATCGCAGAGCGCGAGCGCCAGCGCCGCGTCGGTGCCGGGGCGCAGCTGGAACCACACGTCGGCCTTGCCCGCGAGCCAGGTGAGCGTGGGGTCCATGACGATGAGCTTGCTGCCGCGCTTCATGCTCTCCACCACCCAGTGCCCCAGCGTGCCGTCGGAGTTGGCCACCATCGGGTTGTTGCCCCATACGAGGATGTACTCGGGAGCCTCCCAGCGGGGGTCGTCGTAGCGGTCGGGGAAGAACTGCGAGTAGTCGCACACGAACAGCCCGCCGCTCTTGAGCGCGGTGGAGAAGATGCGCGGGCCGTAGCAGGCGATGCCCGACAGGAAGCCGGTGCCGTAGTTGGGCGTGCCCAGGTACTGGGCCATGAGCGGGCCGTAGCCGTTGATGTCGCGGCCCGTGCCCTGCGTGACCCAGATGGCCTCGTTGCCGTACTCGTCGATGACGGCCTTCATCTCGCGCTCGATGATATCGTAGGCCTCGTCCCAGCTGATGCGCTCGAACGCATTCTTGCCGCGGTCCTCCTTCGCGCGCTTCAGGGGGTACTTCAGGCGGTCCTCATGGTAGAGCATCTCCTTGAACGCCAGGCACCTCGGGCAGAGGCGCCCCTGGTTGTAGGGGTTCTCCGGGTCGCCCTCTATCTTCTCCAGCACGCCGTCCCTCACGTACATGAGCACGCCGCAGTTGTCGTGGCATCCCGGGCCCGTGCGCGCGTTCGTGCGCAGCACCGTGCAACCGTCCTCCTCCCATTGGCAGACGCGGCCGGTCGGGTCGTCCTGCGTTCGTGCCACCGGCACGTCCCCCTCGGGTGCCGCGGCGCCTTGCGGGCCCTGCTTCTCAAGCTTCTCGGACATGGCTCCTCCTCGTCATGCGGATGTTCGCCGATGCCCCGATTATAGGAGCGGGAAGGCGCATGCGGGAGCCGCGTTTTCCCGATAGCCTATCGGGAAATCCGATCACCCTGATGGCAGGCCGCGTGATCGGTTTTCCCGATGACCCATCGGGAAAACCGCACAAGGGCCCCGCAGGGGCGCTCCTATAATCGGGGGCATCGAAGACGAACCGCACCGGACAGGTGCTGCTCCCATAACGATTTTCCGCAGGCATTCCCCGCGTGCACTACCGCGGCTTCGGCCCCCGAAGGCCGCGTGACCATGGAAGTTGAGAGAGGAGTTCCGTCATGTGCTTCAGACCACCCACCGTCGACAACGGACCCGTGAAGTGCCCCAAGTGCGGCGCCGAGGTCGACCCGAAGGCCGACGCCTGCCCGAGCTGCGGCGCCAAGGCGGCGCCGATGCCCGGGATCCCCACGCCCCCGGGCGCTCCCACCCCGCCGCCGGTCCCCGGCGTGCCCGGGGCGCCGAAGGCGCCGAGCGTGCCCAAGCCGCCCGCACCGACCGCGTAGAACCGCCGGCGCCTGCCCCCCCCCCCGAGGAGGAAGCACCGGCGCCGGACATCCAGACCAGGAGAGGAGAGAGCATGGGGAACAACGTGTTGGGCACGCCCATCGTGAAGGGCCTGGGCTTCAACAGCTTCGGCATCGGCACGAACGCGTGCTCGGTCGACATCGACGAGGAGAACGATAAGATACTGCGCATCCGCCCGCTGCGCTTCGACGAGCACTACACGCCCGAGGACCTGAACGCCTGGAAGCTCGAGGCCCGCGGAAAGACCTTCGAGCCGGGCTTCAAGACGCTCATCTCGCCGCTGTCGCTGTGCTACAAGAAGCGCGTGTACTCGAAGAACCGCATCCCCTACCCGATGAAGCGCGTGGACTGGGACCCGGAGGGCGAGCGCAACCCGCAGAACCGCGGCACGAGCGGCTACGTGCGCATCAGCTGGGACGAGGCGTGCTCGCTCATCGCCAGCGAGATCAAGCGCGTGCACGAGGCCTACGGGCCCGCGTCGATCCTCTGCGAGCTCGACGGCCACGGCGAGACGAAGTTCGTCCACGCGCCGCACGGCTGCCAGAGCCGCATGTTCGACCTTATAGGCT is from Gordonibacter urolithinfaciens and encodes:
- a CDS encoding LysR family transcriptional regulator, with the protein product MRIETLYEFLLLTSNLNFTETAKSFFISQSVLSGHISSLEKELGALLFVRDRHSVRLTEAGRLFQKDAQRIVEDYERALEHLSQYADGVSSVIRIGFLEGSFGSFLPLVCRGYRKEHPDVDFHFRTMELANIQKALNENEIDVGLAIYQDGIQGAKFCYRRLYEDRYMLAVPVGHRLAKRASVCIADLRGERVVVPHFNRSKSMLEQMHVKLRNAGAEVRPAGFEDVGAMMATLVTAGVVAIALDHLRVFGNGNVEFVPLADENMEICAGAVWKRSKETGAITSFIDFLEEACEGFGKEEFLARSGPDALPSLQFPSSPSRAQPPGGHARP
- a CDS encoding oxidoreductase; its protein translation is MRKYLAVDYEFCTGCHTCEIACQQEHGLAPDRFGIRLTQIGPDQLDERRWQYEFVPVPTDRCDRCARRQAAGKAPSCVQHCQAGCLHYGTLEELGAKVDKRKVALFT
- a CDS encoding molybdopterin-dependent oxidoreductase; translation: MSEKLEKQGPQGAAAPEGDVPVARTQDDPTGRVCQWEEDGCTVLRTNARTGPGCHDNCGVLMYVRDGVLEKIEGDPENPYNQGRLCPRCLAFKEMLYHEDRLKYPLKRAKEDRGKNAFERISWDEAYDIIEREMKAVIDEYGNEAIWVTQGTGRDINGYGPLMAQYLGTPNYGTGFLSGIACYGPRIFSTALKSGGLFVCDYSQFFPDRYDDPRWEAPEYILVWGNNPMVANSDGTLGHWVVESMKRGSKLIVMDPTLTWLAGKADVWFQLRPGTDAALALALCDQIIKDDLYDHEFVSCWCYGFDEFAEHVSQYPVSFAAETCGVPEDLIVEAARKIGRAKSCCLQWGVAMDHTSEGFITGMACFDLMALTGNFENPGGMLAADPAFGMSVTWSPRGSVWDECSEPIPHPERKNHGGYKALEAMNGISPDALLEAMETGEPYPIKAMFMMQNNAIACMGAQPQRILPALQKMEFNVVVDLFLTPTALACADVLLPAACFAERIGITGHQPYALGAIAQAVEPLGECKSDQRIIYELGDRFAGRDHRPWDSEQDFYDYLLRSTGFTYDSLKERAWAYPEFEYKKYEKGLLRPDGTPGFATSTGRYNFYCAEMAYFGFSPFATYEEPPESPVSAPELAEKYPLVLTTGARKWGFFHSEHRQSPSMRRLHPEPEFLVHPETAAAYGIADGDWCTISNNLGSARLRAHTSVRIRKDTVSADHGWWFPERGPEDGTLFGTLESNINQLVPMRPGKSGLGASYKSQLCRIDKIEE
- a CDS encoding zinc-ribbon domain-containing protein codes for the protein MCFRPPTVDNGPVKCPKCGAEVDPKADACPSCGAKAAPMPGIPTPPGAPTPPPVPGVPGAPKAPSVPKPPAPTA